The following proteins are co-located in the Dietzia timorensis genome:
- a CDS encoding SAF domain-containing protein, which translates to MPISGPVRAPASGRGNLARFPGPRPGAPATSPFGALEAWRSRRRLRSIGALLLVLLAAALFVRDRMGTTTVLVATTDLVEGHQLAMSDVREVEAQVSVVPSSALLSWSEVEGQVLASPMGAGEILSSSRVDVPSDHTSDELRTVSVPVPDKGTLALLHPGAVVDIFSATPEPGSQTTRALAAGAKVKEVPRDSRGESAGTVAIQVPTGDAPAVAAAAVESPVILVLAE; encoded by the coding sequence GTGCCTATTTCCGGCCCCGTCCGCGCGCCCGCTTCCGGCCGGGGCAACCTCGCGCGATTCCCAGGACCTCGCCCCGGCGCACCTGCAACTTCTCCCTTTGGGGCTCTCGAAGCGTGGCGCTCTCGGCGCCGCCTGCGCTCCATCGGCGCGCTCCTGCTGGTTCTACTCGCGGCCGCGCTGTTCGTCCGCGACCGTATGGGCACCACCACAGTCCTCGTTGCCACTACAGACCTCGTCGAGGGCCACCAGTTAGCCATGTCCGACGTGAGAGAAGTCGAGGCGCAGGTCTCGGTGGTTCCATCCTCCGCGCTTCTGTCGTGGTCAGAAGTCGAGGGGCAGGTACTCGCATCCCCGATGGGCGCGGGCGAAATCCTCAGCTCGTCTCGCGTCGACGTACCGTCTGACCACACCTCCGACGAACTCCGCACGGTTTCCGTTCCGGTACCCGACAAAGGCACGCTCGCCCTGCTGCATCCGGGGGCAGTGGTCGATATTTTTTCGGCAACACCCGAGCCGGGTTCGCAGACGACTCGCGCCCTCGCCGCTGGGGCGAAAGTGAAGGAAGTTCCGCGTGATTCTCGTGGTGAATCCGCTGGTACGGTAGCCATTCAGGTACCCACCGGAGATGCTCCGGCCGTCGCAGCAGCAGCCGTCGAGAGTCCGGTGATCCTCGTCCTAGCGGAGTGA
- a CDS encoding FmdB family zinc ribbon protein, whose product MPMYSYKCRDCETAFDIRQEFSDSSLTECPNCGGSLRKLFNSVGITFKGSGFYRNDSRAASSSNSGSSSGSTSDGGGASSSSSSDSASSSKDSKSANAAGGSGSAGATSSKSTTSSTSGS is encoded by the coding sequence ATGCCGATGTATTCGTACAAGTGCCGCGACTGCGAGACGGCGTTCGACATCCGCCAGGAGTTCAGCGACTCCTCGCTCACCGAATGCCCGAACTGCGGCGGCTCCCTGCGCAAGCTGTTCAATTCGGTCGGCATCACCTTCAAGGGTTCGGGCTTCTACCGCAACGACAGCCGCGCCGCATCGAGCTCGAATTCCGGCTCCTCGTCGGGATCCACCTCTGACGGCGGAGGCGCTTCGTCCTCGTCGTCATCCGATTCCGCATCGTCCTCCAAGGACTCGAAGAGCGCGAACGCCGCCGGCGGTTCCGGTTCCGCCGGTGCCACATCGTCGAAATCCACGACGAGCTCGACTTCGGGTTCCTAA
- a CDS encoding 5-formyltetrahydrofolate cyclo-ligase, giving the protein MNGSPSRADSALLAAKKTVRAAVAERRTGMTPQLRSAHDAAIRRHLIEFVGTLRLPATICAYLPTFGEAGGTSLPSTLAAAGARVLLPVAGEPGPLDWAEFHSVSELRPGRFGIGEPSGPRLGPEAIADADIVVVPAVAVSATGLRLGRGGGYYDQTLPAARPDARLVCVLDSADVLESVPTEPHDRSVDAVITEEGVRRFPAGR; this is encoded by the coding sequence AAGCCGGGCAGATTCGGCGCTCCTTGCCGCAAAGAAGACGGTGCGCGCCGCGGTCGCCGAACGTCGTACGGGGATGACGCCGCAGCTCCGCTCCGCACATGACGCCGCGATTCGCCGGCACCTCATCGAATTCGTCGGAACCCTTCGCCTGCCTGCGACGATCTGCGCCTATCTCCCCACCTTCGGCGAGGCCGGCGGCACCTCCCTCCCGTCGACGCTCGCGGCCGCCGGCGCCCGCGTTCTTCTCCCGGTGGCCGGCGAACCCGGCCCACTGGACTGGGCGGAGTTCCACTCCGTGTCCGAGCTGCGCCCGGGGCGATTCGGGATCGGCGAGCCCTCGGGGCCGCGGCTCGGCCCGGAGGCCATCGCGGACGCCGACATCGTCGTCGTGCCCGCCGTCGCGGTGAGCGCGACCGGATTGCGCCTCGGCCGGGGCGGCGGCTACTACGACCAGACGCTCCCCGCCGCGCGCCCCGATGCCCGCTTGGTCTGTGTTCTCGACTCGGCCGACGTCCTCGAAAGCGTCCCCACCGAGCCTCACGACCGCTCCGTCGACGCCGTGATCACCGAAGAAGGCGTGCGCCGATTTCCCGCCGGCCGCTAG
- a CDS encoding FecCD family ABC transporter permease, whose product MTSRTTTATRPITRWAAFVALLAGLLLLSAIASLLLGARAIPLGDLWTVLTQGPGVGSDEGTVVWGLRFPRTVLAAAAGASLAVAGAFAQSWTRNPLADPGIIGLTAGASFFVAIFFTLGLSSSAWTAVAAIIGAAITAAVVVAATRKAKDSLTLILVGVGLSWALTSAATLLALQSDRIFDGMRQWNVGSTVGKDGGDITIAVAGLVIGLILASLTCRPMDILALGDDAASGLGSSPNTTRALAGLVVVTFAGMATAAVGPIVFVGFAAPHLVRPFTGPTLSRMYIPVAFAGAILTVVADIIGRLVMRPGELEVSIVLAIVGAPFLIAAVVKGIAK is encoded by the coding sequence TTGACTTCTCGGACGACAACCGCGACGCGGCCCATCACTCGATGGGCCGCTTTCGTCGCGCTCCTGGCCGGACTTCTCCTCCTCTCCGCCATAGCCTCGCTGCTACTTGGCGCGCGCGCGATCCCGTTAGGCGATCTCTGGACGGTCCTCACACAAGGGCCGGGGGTCGGTTCCGATGAAGGCACTGTGGTCTGGGGCCTTCGCTTTCCGCGCACGGTGCTCGCTGCCGCGGCCGGCGCGAGCTTGGCGGTCGCCGGGGCCTTTGCACAGTCGTGGACCAGAAATCCTCTCGCGGACCCTGGGATCATCGGCCTCACCGCCGGCGCATCGTTCTTCGTCGCCATCTTCTTCACGCTCGGCCTATCGAGCAGCGCGTGGACTGCTGTGGCCGCGATCATCGGGGCCGCGATCACCGCGGCGGTTGTCGTGGCGGCCACGCGCAAGGCGAAGGATTCCCTCACGCTCATCCTCGTCGGCGTAGGACTGTCATGGGCGTTGACGTCTGCAGCGACGCTCCTCGCCCTGCAGTCGGACCGCATATTCGATGGGATGCGCCAGTGGAACGTCGGCTCGACAGTAGGCAAGGACGGCGGCGACATCACCATCGCGGTGGCGGGATTGGTTATCGGCCTCATCCTCGCCTCGCTCACCTGTCGTCCCATGGATATCCTCGCGCTCGGAGATGACGCAGCGTCGGGCTTGGGTAGTTCGCCGAATACCACTCGAGCGCTTGCGGGCTTGGTCGTGGTGACCTTCGCCGGAATGGCGACAGCCGCAGTCGGCCCTATAGTCTTCGTCGGTTTCGCCGCGCCCCACCTGGTGCGACCGTTCACAGGCCCGACGCTGTCGCGCATGTATATACCGGTCGCTTTCGCAGGGGCGATCTTGACTGTCGTTGCCGACATCATCGGGCGCCTCGTCATGCGGCCAGGCGAACTCGAAGTCTCCATCGTTCTCGCCATTGTCGGGGCGCCGTTCCTCATCGCAGCCGTAGTGAAGGGAATCGCCAAATGA
- the mscL gene encoding large conductance mechanosensitive channel protein MscL, which translates to MLKGFKEFIMQGNVIDLAVAVVIGGAFTAIVTAFTEGIVNPLVALLGGNSEVGFGYQILENNPETTLQFGAVITAAINFLLIAAVVYFILVAPMNKMKERMAKDDGVEAPATDNELLTEIRDLLAGRPLAHPKDPNAPQNQE; encoded by the coding sequence ATGCTCAAGGGCTTCAAGGAATTCATCATGCAGGGCAACGTCATCGACCTTGCCGTTGCAGTCGTTATCGGCGGTGCATTCACCGCTATCGTTACCGCTTTCACCGAGGGCATCGTCAATCCGCTCGTCGCGCTTCTCGGCGGCAACAGCGAAGTCGGCTTCGGCTACCAGATCCTCGAGAACAACCCGGAGACCACGCTCCAGTTCGGCGCGGTCATCACCGCAGCCATCAACTTCCTGCTCATCGCCGCCGTTGTGTACTTCATCCTCGTCGCTCCGATGAACAAGATGAAGGAGCGCATGGCCAAGGACGACGGCGTCGAGGCTCCGGCCACCGACAACGAACTGCTCACCGAGATCCGCGACCTGCTCGCCGGTCGCCCGCTGGCTCACCCGAAGGACCCGAACGCTCCGCAGAACCAGGAGTAG
- a CDS encoding ABC transporter substrate-binding protein, with protein sequence MNSTFGRRKKLLASFGIAVVAAAGLTACSRGEGGEESSAEGSGADTSSVAALGFGDADTLLALGIQPTVVAPFTPTDVNDKGVGPWSEDLFTGPAPVVVQNLGQGMTAEAVEQISSANPTQIVAINQAVDDQAKKDLEAIAPVATHSDEYDDWSIPWDVQVREVAEAVDKSEEGDKLIEDTKKAFEDYRNAHPEIEGQKAAIALPYEGRLGIYTEGDGRGAFLTELGYEIPDDLQAADEGSFFMDLSPEKYSMLDELDVLYILEYEGQENEVRDNEAFKNLNVVKDDKVRYLKQEVGNAMSMPNPVTIPWALDKFAE encoded by the coding sequence GTGAATTCCACTTTCGGTAGGCGCAAGAAACTCCTTGCTTCATTCGGCATCGCGGTCGTCGCCGCAGCCGGCCTCACGGCATGTTCGCGCGGCGAAGGTGGCGAGGAATCGAGCGCCGAAGGTTCGGGTGCCGACACCTCCTCGGTGGCCGCGCTCGGTTTCGGCGACGCCGACACGCTCCTCGCCCTGGGCATCCAGCCCACCGTGGTCGCTCCGTTCACGCCCACCGATGTCAACGACAAGGGCGTGGGTCCATGGTCCGAGGACCTGTTCACCGGGCCCGCTCCTGTCGTCGTGCAAAACCTCGGCCAGGGAATGACGGCAGAAGCCGTCGAGCAGATCTCAAGTGCCAACCCAACGCAGATCGTCGCGATCAACCAGGCAGTCGACGACCAGGCGAAGAAGGACCTCGAGGCCATCGCCCCGGTCGCGACCCACTCGGACGAATACGACGATTGGTCGATCCCGTGGGACGTTCAGGTTCGCGAGGTAGCCGAGGCAGTCGACAAGTCCGAAGAAGGCGACAAGCTCATCGAGGACACCAAGAAGGCGTTCGAGGACTACCGCAACGCACATCCCGAGATCGAGGGACAGAAGGCAGCGATCGCGCTTCCTTACGAAGGGCGCCTGGGCATCTACACCGAGGGCGACGGGCGCGGCGCCTTCCTTACCGAGCTCGGTTACGAGATCCCGGACGACCTGCAGGCCGCGGACGAGGGCTCGTTCTTCATGGACCTGTCCCCTGAGAAGTACAGCATGCTCGACGAGCTCGACGTTCTCTACATCCTCGAGTACGAGGGACAGGAGAACGAGGTCCGTGACAACGAAGCGTTCAAGAACCTCAACGTCGTCAAGGACGACAAGGTCCGTTACCTCAAGCAGGAAGTCGGCAATGCCATGAGCATGCCGAACCCCGTGACGATCCCGTGGGCTCTCGACAAGTTCGCAGAGTAA
- a CDS encoding MogA/MoaB family molybdenum cofactor biosynthesis protein, producing MNEDKAHAGRALVVVIDDEVDAHPDTIGALVSELLAEDGFIVDAVVGVRSDVDEIRHALETAVVGGVDAVITLGGTGAGLRDVTPEATEEILDKRLLGIEQAIRFSAIGASVMDAVTSRGVAGISGSTVIVNIASSRAAVRDGMSTVAPLVAFVVNELSADFDEFDDDVLAELGDSADFDEADMDFSRN from the coding sequence ATGAATGAGGACAAGGCACATGCCGGAAGGGCGCTCGTTGTGGTTATCGACGATGAGGTCGATGCTCATCCCGACACCATCGGTGCCTTGGTTTCTGAACTTCTCGCCGAGGACGGGTTCATCGTCGACGCGGTTGTCGGAGTTCGCAGCGATGTCGACGAGATTCGTCACGCGCTGGAGACGGCCGTCGTGGGCGGCGTCGATGCGGTGATCACCCTCGGTGGCACCGGCGCCGGGCTGCGCGATGTCACGCCCGAGGCGACCGAGGAGATCCTCGACAAGCGCCTGCTCGGTATCGAACAGGCGATTCGCTTCTCCGCGATCGGCGCTTCGGTGATGGACGCGGTGACCTCGCGCGGCGTCGCCGGGATTTCCGGCAGCACGGTGATCGTCAATATCGCCTCCTCCCGCGCGGCGGTTCGCGACGGCATGTCCACCGTTGCCCCGCTCGTCGCCTTCGTGGTCAACGAGCTGTCGGCCGACTTCGACGAATTCGACGACGACGTGCTCGCCGAGCTCGGAGACAGCGCCGACTTCGACGAGGCCGACATGGACTTCTCCCGCAACTAG